In Romboutsia lituseburensis, a genomic segment contains:
- a CDS encoding helix-turn-helix transcriptional regulator: MNFRLLKSKRVLKGLYQYELAQDIGVSSKTYNFKENGKIPFTVDEILKLIERLDLTFDEANDIFFFSKLPKSWIKNKIC; encoded by the coding sequence TTGAATTTTAGATTACTTAAATCAAAACGTGTACTTAAAGGGTTGTATCAATATGAATTAGCACAAGATATAGGGGTATCTTCTAAAACATATAATTTTAAGGAAAATGGGAAAATACCATTTACTGTAGATGAAATATTGAAGTTAATTGAACGTTTAGATTTGACATTTGATGAAGCTAACGATATTTTTTTCTTTAGTAAATTACCAAAAAGTTGGATAAAAAATAAAATATGCTAA
- a CDS encoding helix-turn-helix domain-containing protein: protein MESIGERITKARRYLGMNQKELCEKAKINEATLSRYENGLREPKAATLSKLAEILEVSTDYLLGITDIRNYKTLQNDMNKDIESIYENTKEMLKQDGLMLYGKPADKEDIDNILKAMKVGMMMALQKDND from the coding sequence ATGGAGAGTATCGGAGAAAGAATAACAAAAGCTAGACGTTATTTAGGTATGAATCAAAAGGAATTATGTGAAAAAGCCAAAATAAATGAAGCAACTTTATCTAGGTATGAAAATGGACTTAGAGAACCTAAAGCTGCTACACTATCAAAATTAGCTGAGATTTTAGAAGTATCTACTGATTACTTACTTGGTATAACAGATATTAGAAACTATAAAACTTTGCAAAATGATATGAATAAAGATATTGAAAGTATATATGAAAATACTAAAGAAATGCTAAAACAAGATGGTTTGATGCTTTATGGTAAGCCTGCTGATAAAGAGGATATAGACAACATACTAAAAGCAATGAAAGTTGGTATGATGATGGCACTACAAAAAGATAATGATTGA
- a CDS encoding helix-turn-helix transcriptional regulator, which translates to MIQNKVNNNIKFYTFIDILSTYSDENTSISIKEINHHMHNRIGVTVDRRTVYSYINDMKMIGLEVSSYNEETGGYHFINHRLEEHEIKILIDSISSSKFITKKKTIELIDKLCKLNSIYIKKDLSNQVFVDDRSKSKNEEIFISIDKINTAIRDKKKISFCYYDYNSSRDLVPRLNKENVQKRYTVTPIATILKNENYYLILADKRHDDLSNYRVDRMKSIEIVDSEARCLDGIEDCKGGFNPAIYSKKSFKMFPGEESVVELRFERNLLNFMIDEFGDDIRIVDNSDGSYNGRFVAKVGKGLARWVFQLGKDAVVLSPERLKYEVRNELMEMLTLY; encoded by the coding sequence ATGATTCAAAATAAAGTTAATAATAATATCAAGTTTTACACATTTATAGATATTCTAAGTACTTACTCTGATGAGAATACATCAATATCAATAAAAGAAATAAATCATCACATGCACAATAGGATAGGTGTAACTGTAGATAGGAGAACAGTATATTCCTATATAAATGACATGAAGATGATTGGACTAGAGGTAAGCTCTTACAATGAAGAAACAGGCGGGTATCATTTTATTAATCACAGATTAGAAGAACATGAAATTAAAATTCTAATAGATTCAATATCATCTAGCAAGTTTATTACTAAGAAGAAAACTATAGAGTTGATAGACAAGCTATGTAAATTAAATTCTATATACATTAAAAAAGATTTAAGTAATCAAGTATTTGTAGATGATAGATCAAAGTCTAAGAATGAAGAGATATTTATCAGTATAGATAAGATAAATACAGCAATTAGAGATAAGAAGAAGATATCATTTTGTTATTATGATTATAATTCTAGCAGGGATCTAGTACCAAGGTTGAATAAGGAAAATGTGCAAAAGAGATATACGGTAACTCCTATAGCTACTATTTTAAAGAATGAGAATTATTATTTAATTCTTGCTGACAAGAGGCATGATGACTTGTCTAATTACAGGGTTGATAGGATGAAGAGTATTGAGATTGTTGATAGTGAAGCTCGATGTTTAGATGGGATTGAAGATTGTAAGGGTGGCTTTAATCCAGCGATTTATTCTAAGAAGAGTTTTAAAATGTTCCCAGGTGAGGAGAGTGTTGTTGAGTTAAGGTTTGAGAGAAATTTGCTTAATTTTATGATAGATGAGTTTGGTGATGATATTAGGATAGTTGATAATAGTGATGGTAGTTATAATGGAAGGTTTGTGGCTAAGGTAGGTAAAGGTTTGGCTAGATGGGTGTTTCAGTTGGGTAAGGATGCTGTTGTGCTTAGTCCAGAGAGGTTGAAGTATGAGGTTAGAAATGAGTTGATGGAGATGTTGACATTGTATTAG
- a CDS encoding TetR/AcrR family transcriptional regulator — MKNNKNVVSKTKQDLIDAFWSLYCEKRIEKITIKEITVKAGYNRSTFYEYFTDIYDVLEQIENSIIPSLDELPPISILNKNNEIPINMFLKLYEQNEKYYSVLLGDNGDPAFASKLKDSVKPLLKEALATEVKLNDLEFDFVLEYILSSMISIMSYWFKNDKILSSDKLIFIMKNIMENGIHSIFNK; from the coding sequence ATGAAAAATAATAAAAATGTTGTATCTAAGACTAAGCAAGATTTGATAGATGCATTTTGGTCTTTGTATTGTGAAAAAAGAATTGAGAAAATAACTATAAAAGAAATTACAGTTAAGGCTGGTTACAACCGTAGTACGTTTTATGAGTATTTTACTGATATTTATGATGTACTTGAACAAATAGAAAATTCAATCATTCCCAGTTTAGATGAGTTGCCACCTATCTCTATACTAAATAAAAACAATGAAATTCCGATAAATATGTTTTTAAAACTATATGAGCAAAATGAAAAATATTATTCAGTTTTACTTGGAGACAATGGTGATCCTGCTTTTGCAAGTAAGTTAAAGGACTCTGTTAAACCTCTGCTTAAGGAAGCTTTAGCTACAGAGGTAAAGCTTAATGATTTAGAATTTGATTTTGTTTTGGAGTATATACTATCATCTATGATTAGTATTATGAGCTATTGGTTTAAAAATGATAAGATATTATCTTCCGATAAGTTGATTTTTATTATGAAAAATATTATGGAAAATGGTATACATAGTATTTTCAATAAATAA
- a CDS encoding helix-turn-helix domain-containing protein, giving the protein MKSRVELGLSISEVANLCNVTYSVISGYESNRYYPTKEMLHLLSSKFNMDYMCMYGWLYKTSI; this is encoded by the coding sequence ATAAAATCTAGAGTTGAATTAGGATTATCAATTTCTGAAGTTGCTAATTTATGTAATGTTACATATTCTGTTATAAGTGGATATGAATCTAATAGATATTATCCTACTAAAGAAATGCTTCATCTATTGTCTTCTAAATTTAATATGGATTATATGTGTATGTATGGATGGTTATACAAAACTAGTATATAA
- a CDS encoding IS607 family transposase codes for MLTIKEASEFLGVSIPTMRRWESEGKITSYRTTGKHRRYDKNDLIRFKSKEDDSFKITIAYCRVSSSDKKQDLQKQIDNVSNYCIAKGYQFKVISDLGSGLNYNKAGLKELISLICSEEIDRIVVNYKDRLIRFGYEIIEQLCSIYNVKIEVINHTEDKTYEDELVEDVLSIITVFSSKLYGRRSHKLKKIKDVNVALFNDKDIEDITTVEA; via the coding sequence ATGTTAACAATAAAAGAAGCAAGTGAATTTTTAGGGGTATCCATCCCAACTATGAGAAGATGGGAAAGTGAAGGTAAAATAACTTCATATAGAACAACTGGTAAACATAGAAGATATGATAAAAATGATTTGATTAGGTTTAAAAGTAAGGAAGATGATAGTTTTAAAATTACAATAGCATATTGTAGAGTATCATCATCAGACAAAAAACAAGATTTACAAAAGCAAATAGATAATGTTAGTAATTATTGCATAGCTAAAGGATATCAATTCAAAGTTATTTCTGATTTAGGTAGTGGATTAAATTACAATAAAGCAGGATTAAAGGAATTAATATCTTTAATATGCAGTGAAGAAATAGATAGAATAGTTGTAAACTATAAAGATAGATTAATTAGATTTGGATATGAAATTATAGAACAATTATGTTCTATATATAATGTAAAGATAGAGGTAATAAATCATACAGAAGATAAGACTTATGAAGACGAATTAGTTGAAGATGTATTATCTATAATAACTGTATTTTCATCAAAGCTATATGGACGTAGAAGTCACAAGTTAAAAAAAATCAAAGATGTAAATGTAGCTCTATTTAATGATAAAGATATAGAAGATATAACAACAGTAGAGGCTTAA
- a CDS encoding glycosyltransferase: MITIICSGSRGDFQPYIALAQQIKKLGEDVRITGFSQFEDFIKSYGIEYIPIEVDYKALGVDPKMLKQAGSADNPLKMLLTFNKMKKYGAQIAKQTYDAFEGSDLIVYHPGCTIGYFAAQEMNIPSVLATPFPMHKTNEYLSVVMYGKSKPTNINKKISYKMIQSMLWLASSNTVKEHWKERFGRMPINFKNPYEKVSKLKPAIVSCSNYVFPRPKDWNENIHQSGYWFVEENNEYKPSKELEDFINKGDKPVYIGFGSMFDSDEKDDIVKIIIDAITKCGKRGIISGMGKIDNLPDNLISVGSIPHTWLFEKVSVVCHHGGAGTTAAGFRAGVPSVIIPFSNDQFAWAHRAFDLGVGCKPIYKKDLTSDKLAEGIAYALNKDIVDNSKTLSEKISLEQGALDSAKVILNVLQM, encoded by the coding sequence ATGATTACAATAATATGTTCTGGTTCAAGAGGGGATTTTCAACCTTATATAGCACTGGCCCAACAAATAAAAAAATTAGGTGAAGATGTAAGAATAACAGGATTTTCACAATTTGAAGATTTTATAAAAAGTTATGGAATTGAGTATATTCCAATAGAAGTGGATTATAAAGCATTAGGCGTAGACCCTAAAATGTTAAAACAAGCAGGTTCAGCAGACAACCCGCTTAAAATGCTTTTAACTTTTAACAAGATGAAAAAATATGGTGCTCAGATAGCAAAACAAACCTATGATGCATTTGAAGGAAGTGATTTAATTGTTTATCATCCAGGATGTACTATAGGATATTTTGCAGCACAGGAGATGAACATACCATCAGTACTTGCTACACCATTTCCTATGCACAAGACTAATGAGTATTTATCTGTAGTGATGTATGGCAAATCTAAACCTACAAATATAAATAAGAAGATAAGCTATAAGATGATACAGAGTATGCTTTGGTTAGCTTCAAGTAATACTGTCAAAGAGCATTGGAAAGAGCGTTTTGGAAGAATGCCTATAAACTTTAAGAATCCTTATGAGAAAGTATCAAAATTAAAACCTGCAATAGTTTCATGCAGTAATTACGTATTTCCTAGACCAAAGGATTGGAATGAAAATATTCATCAAAGTGGATATTGGTTTGTAGAAGAAAACAATGAATACAAACCTTCTAAGGAATTAGAAGACTTTATAAACAAGGGTGATAAACCTGTGTATATAGGTTTTGGTAGTATGTTTGATAGTGATGAGAAAGATGATATAGTTAAAATTATCATAGATGCTATTACAAAATGCGGTAAACGTGGAATTATTTCAGGTATGGGTAAAATAGATAATTTACCAGATAATCTTATTTCAGTAGGAAGTATACCTCATACGTGGTTATTTGAAAAAGTATCAGTAGTTTGTCATCATGGTGGTGCAGGAACTACAGCGGCAGGATTTAGGGCAGGAGTACCAAGTGTTATTATACCATTTTCAAATGATCAGTTTGCGTGGGCTCACAGAGCATTTGATTTAGGTGTTGGGTGTAAGCCTATTTATAAAAAAGATCTTACTTCTGATAAACTTGCAGAGGGAATAGCTTATGCACTAAATAAAGATATAGTTGATAATTCAAAGACTTTGTCAGAAAAAATATCTTTAGAACAGGGAGCATTGGACAGTGCTAAAGTAATATTAAATGTATTACAAATGTAA
- a CDS encoding RNA-guided endonuclease InsQ/TnpB family protein: MIYAKKIEIVFDEKDTNILDGQSKICNWLYNQLLQVTIEDYKNGNQNKLLSGRNLRDFATKMKESNKFLYAVHSSPLKNTAIRLKESYTKFFSKNCSYPNFRSFKKKWFSLYYDEPNKGFKLLDSRNLRVALGKNELNKQMYIKGYLRERFELKNDEKIKTFRLCKQQGNKFYAIFTIEKEDKPKKEVKSWIAIDQNHKNLFVAVDNEGTTFEFDKLYQVKYFDKLIDEVKSKRDLCNRKNKLKYTEHGSKYYLPSKRYLKLNNVLDKLYHKRREQIKLIMYSIANYIAKNYDKAVIGDYTPTLEVANEKNMHRGMLNQSLVGMFRKILSWTMEKYNKTCIVVDEKDTTKACCICGDLEKKDPSIREFTCKKCNTTILRDVNSAINIGRKENLEPTKKVLNKILKKGYFRFDRYILEGI; encoded by the coding sequence ATGATATATGCAAAAAAGATAGAAATAGTATTTGATGAAAAAGATACAAATATATTAGATGGACAATCTAAAATATGCAATTGGTTATATAATCAACTACTTCAAGTTACTATTGAAGATTATAAAAATGGTAATCAAAATAAACTTTTAAGTGGAAGAAATTTAAGAGATTTTGCAACTAAAATGAAAGAAAGTAACAAATTTTTATACGCAGTACATTCATCACCACTTAAGAATACTGCAATAAGGCTTAAAGAATCTTATACTAAATTCTTTAGTAAAAACTGTTCTTATCCTAATTTTAGGTCATTTAAGAAAAAGTGGTTTTCTCTATATTATGATGAACCGAACAAAGGATTTAAATTATTAGATAGCAGAAACTTAAGGGTAGCATTAGGTAAAAATGAGTTAAATAAACAAATGTATATTAAAGGTTATTTAAGAGAAAGATTTGAACTAAAAAATGATGAAAAGATAAAAACTTTTAGGTTATGTAAGCAACAAGGAAATAAATTTTATGCTATTTTTACAATTGAAAAAGAAGATAAACCTAAAAAAGAAGTAAAATCATGGATAGCAATTGACCAAAATCATAAAAACTTATTTGTAGCAGTTGATAATGAAGGAACTACATTTGAATTTGATAAACTATATCAAGTCAAGTATTTTGATAAATTGATAGATGAAGTTAAATCAAAAAGAGATTTATGTAATAGAAAAAATAAACTCAAATATACAGAACATGGCAGTAAATATTATTTGCCAAGCAAGAGATACTTAAAATTAAATAATGTACTAGATAAACTATATCATAAAAGACGAGAACAAATTAAGTTAATTATGTATAGTATAGCAAATTATATAGCTAAAAATTATGATAAAGCAGTAATTGGTGATTATACACCTACATTAGAAGTAGCGAATGAAAAAAATATGCATAGGGGAATGCTAAATCAATCCCTAGTTGGGATGTTTAGAAAAATACTTAGTTGGACTATGGAAAAATATAATAAAACTTGCATTGTTGTAGACGAAAAAGATACTACAAAAGCTTGTTGCATCTGTGGGGATTTAGAAAAGAAAGATCCGAGTATAAGGGAGTTTACTTGCAAAAAATGTAATACAACTATACTTAGAGATGTAAATAGTGCAATAAATATAGGTAGAAAAGAGAACTTAGAGCCAACTAAAAAAGTATTAAATAAAATATTAAAGAAAGGCTACTTTAGGTTTGATAGATATATTTTAGAGGGGATTTAA
- a CDS encoding YkgJ family cysteine cluster protein, producing MKKFDCDKCGRCCKSLNLNELYRNLDRGDGICKHLDELDNKCSIYNNRPMICNVNKIYNKYFAEIYTLEEYHIINKRSCKKLRKDI from the coding sequence ATGAAAAAATTTGATTGTGATAAGTGTGGCAGATGCTGCAAAAGTCTAAATTTAAATGAATTGTATAGAAATTTAGATAGAGGAGACGGGATATGTAAGCACTTAGATGAGTTAGATAATAAGTGTTCAATTTATAATAATAGGCCTATGATATGTAATGTAAATAAGATATATAATAAGTATTTTGCTGAAATTTATACTTTAGAGGAATATCATATTATAAATAAAAGAAGTTGTAAAAAATTAAGAAAGGATATTTAA
- a CDS encoding ABC transporter ATP-binding protein, which translates to MNEIVKVTDLSQTFYTKEGELEVLKDINFSLNEGQILTLLGPSGSGKSTILNILTKLLKPTSGDVVIKGNIGYMFQKDHLLEWRNIMDNITIGLEIQNNKTKESIEQVEKLLKTYGLWEYRYMYPKELSGGMRQRVALIRTLAVNPDILLLDEPFSALDYQTRLLVSDDVFKIIKNENKSAILVTRDISDSLSIKVQL; encoded by the coding sequence ATGAATGAAATTGTAAAAGTTACAGATTTATCTCAGACCTTTTACACCAAAGAAGGAGAACTGGAAGTTCTAAAAGACATCAATTTTTCCTTAAACGAAGGACAAATACTTACACTACTTGGACCATCTGGTTCTGGTAAATCAACTATTCTTAATATATTAACTAAACTTTTAAAACCAACTAGCGGTGACGTTGTTATAAAGGGTAATATCGGATATATGTTTCAAAAGGATCATCTGCTAGAATGGCGAAATATCATGGATAATATAACTATCGGTCTAGAAATTCAAAATAATAAAACTAAAGAATCTATTGAACAAGTGGAAAAACTATTAAAAACTTACGGCCTATGGGAATACCGCTATATGTATCCTAAAGAACTATCAGGTGGTATGAGACAACGTGTGGCTCTTATCAGAACATTAGCTGTTAATCCTGATATATTACTTCTTGATGAGCCATTCTCTGCTCTTGATTATCAAACAAGGTTACTTGTTAGTGATGATGTTTTTAAGATAATTAAAAATGAAAACAAATCTGCTATATTAGTTACTCGTGATATAAGTGATTCGCTATCTATAAAAGTGCAACTTTAG
- a CDS encoding ImmA/IrrE family metallo-endopeptidase, which produces MKLNYIRETLRRVTYCYDSSDPEELINAMGIKLNYLPNYTDINKLKGCYGMIKGEKVILIHPDLDDMGRREVCAHELGHAVLHPTTNALFLATYTYFRLGTLEIEADTSASELLLSDEICYKYIGKEYNEIAYLEKVPVRYVELKMNNFKKRTSKVMKC; this is translated from the coding sequence GTGAAATTAAATTATATAAGGGAAACACTTAGAAGAGTTACATATTGTTATGATTCATCTGATCCAGAAGAACTTATAAATGCAATGGGGATTAAATTAAATTATTTACCTAATTATACTGATATAAATAAACTAAAGGGATGTTATGGCATGATTAAAGGGGAAAAAGTCATACTTATTCATCCTGATTTAGATGATATGGGGCGTCGTGAGGTATGTGCTCATGAGTTAGGTCATGCTGTACTTCACCCTACTACTAACGCTTTATTTTTAGCTACTTATACATATTTTAGATTAGGAACTTTAGAAATAGAAGCTGATACTAGCGCTAGTGAACTTTTATTATCGGATGAAATTTGTTATAAATACATAGGCAAGGAATATAATGAAATAGCATATTTAGAAAAAGTTCCTGTAAGGTATGTTGAGTTAAAAATGAATAATTTTAAAAAAAGAACGAGTAAAGTTATGAAATGTTAG